The nucleotide sequence CCCGTAATGATTGGAACTGCTTGGGCTTGGAAGCTAAGTGGCGGAGAGAACTTTCGAGTACTCCCTGCCATTCTTTGTTTTCTCTTTGCCTTTCTGATGCAGATAGACTCCAACTTCATCAATGACTACTTTGATTGTCTGAAAGGAAATGATGATCGTGCCACTCGTTTAGGTCCGAAGAGGGCTTGTTCAGAAGGTTGGATAACCCTCCCTGCTATGCGTATTGGGCTTGTCGTCACTTCGTTGTTGGCTTGTCTTATTGGTATTCCGCTCATCTTCTTTGGCGGTTGGCAGATGATTGTCATCGGTTTCCTCTGCGTTCTCTTTGCTTTTCTTTACACCACCTATTTCTCTTATCTTGGTTTAGGCGATGTCTTGGTGCTTGTCTTCTTCGGTATTGTACCAGTCGTCTTCACCACTTATGTCATCCTTCCAAACCACTCTCAGGCTATTTGCTTTGATGTCATTATGTCAGGTGTTATCTGCGGTTTGGTGATAGATACGCTGCTTGTTGTTAATAACTATCGTGATAGGGACAATGATAAACGTGACGGAAAGATGACCCTCATTGTGAGAATAGGTGAGGAAAAGGCAGAAAAGCTTTATTTAGCTTTGGGGCTTATGGCATTTATTCAGTTGTCTCTCCTTCTCTCTTTAGAAGATAGGCATAATCTTCTTACCTTTATTCTCTTGGTCATCATCTTTGCACCTTATAATATCTTACATTACAAGACAGCCATGCAGATGAGGAGAATAAAGAAAGGTAAGGATCTAAATCTCATCTTGGCACAAACCGCTCGGAATATGCTAATCTATGGTATAGCAACCACGATTGCGATAATTGTTTCATAAAACCTTCCTCAATCCCCTCACTCAACCCCTCATTTCATCATCACCCAACATTTAACACCTATCACCCACTCTATGCAACAGCCAAATCTCGAAATAATGAACTTTGTGGAGCGGCAAATTCTCCCACGCTATAATGACTTTGGTAAGAGCCACGGACTTGGACACGTGCAGCGTGTCATTAAGAGTTCGCTTGCTTTGGCAGCTGTGACGGGTGCTGATGTAAATATGGTATATATTATTGCTGCCTATCATGACCTTGGTATGGCAGGACCACGAGCCATTCATCATATCACCAGTGGAAAGATTCTCATAGCCGATGTACGATTGCGGAAATGGTTTTCAGCCGAACAGCTAAAGATAATGAAGGAAGCTGTTGAAGACCATCGTGCCAGCAGTTCACGTACACCACGCAGCATCTATGGCAAGATAGTTGCTGAGGCTGACCGTGACCTTGAGCCTGAGGTAGTCTTCTCACGTGCTATTCTCTTTGGTATTGAGAACTATCCAGAGAAGAATGACGAGCAGATGTGGCAACGTTTCCGCAACCATATGAAAGAGAAATATGGTAGGTCTGGCTATCTAAAGCTTTGGATTTCAGGCTCACCGAATGCTAAGAACCTTGAGACAATCCGCAAGACGATTGACGATGAAGCGGAGCTGCGAAAGGTGTTTGACCGAATTTATCGACAGATATGCGAACAAGACAAAAATAACTAACAAATAATCAATTGAAATGACAAAAGAAGAATTAATGCGGAGAGCGATAGAACTCTCTGCTAACAGTCTACGTAATGGCGGTGGCCCATTTGGTGCTGTTATTGCTCGCAAGGGCGAAATCATTGCAGAAGGGAGCAATGGTGTGACAATCTACAACGACCCTACAGCGCATGCGGAGGTTTCTACAATCCGTAAGGCATGCCAAAAGCTTAACACCTTTGATCTCACAGGTTGTGACATCTATACCTCCTGTGAACCTTGTCCGATGTGTCTCGGTGCCATCTATTGGGCACATCTCGATAAGATTTACTATGCCAACGACCGCAAAGATGCTGCCGACATCGGCTTTGATGATGACTTTATCTATCAAGAGATAGAGGTAAAACCACAATATCGCAAGAAACCATCTGAAATCCTTTTACGTAATGAAGCGATAGAAGTCTTCAAGCAATGGACTGCAAAGACTGATAAAACGGAATATTGATAATTCCTAAATAAGAAAGTCAATGTAAACACATTATGGTTTACATTAGCTTTTTTGTTTATAAGAGTACCACTACAAGCAAGTTTTTGAAGATGAAGATAAGAATGTGGAAGACAAGGAAGATGGCACTGTTCGTCACGGTGTTTCTCTCAACGTTGACAATAGAATTCTTCTTAGTATTTATGCATGGCTGTTCTGATGGCGAAGGACTTGCCTTTGACATAGATAAACAAGCATTCTTTGTGAAGCAAGGTTGTGTCTGTGGAGGTAACTTATCACTTCTTGGTGAAGGTGATGTAGATGAACTCTGCATCGTTTACAACAAGAATGTACATGCCTTTTGGTATGACAGTTACAATCCATCTGTCCTTGAGATAAATAATCTCCCCTCTTGCTGTAATGTCGTCTTACGTGGCGACACTTTGTCTCTTCGTCGCCTTCCCTTACGACCAAATACCTCCTATGACGTTTACCGCATGTCAGGTTGCCGCAGTACTTATCCCCTTACTATCAAGACAGACAGACAGGGTAAAGTAGTCAGTGCAGGAAGAGAATTACAATAAAATAATATTGATAGGTCAATAATTCACACAAACCTTTGTCATTTGTATCTAATAATATCTGTTTAATACTCGCTCTTTGTTTGAGCTAAACAAGTTTCTACACACCTCCTGCGTATTCTTAGTATTACAACATTTTGCTCACAATTCATCCCCTGTCATCCTTATATCATGGTGAATTTTACCCTCCGCACATGTGGTGTTAACCCTCCGTACCATATGTGCTAAGTATCAGCACAACATGTGCAGAGTATCAGCACAACAGCAAATGATGGTAAACATTCACGAATGTTGTATGAAATAAGACCTTAAAACATCCTTTTCCGTTGGCTAAAGTGTTAAAGAGTAAACCTAAACTGACCAAATAACTTCTTTTTATGAATACAACAGATATTATTCTAATCGGGGCAAACAACCCACACGATTCGTTATAGAGCCAAAATTATTATCATTTTACCTAAAAATAACGACCCATATACCAAACAAGAGAAATATAAAACACAACGAAAGGAATAATATCACTAAATATGGGTATTGCGAATTTCTGCGGTTACCATTACTTTTCTACCCACATTATTAATATTACAATTAGATGTCAATGAATAATTTTACGCTCGGATTGTTTTTAGGAGTTTCCTTACTTGCAAATAACACTAATGTAAGTGCCCAGGTTAATGCAGCAGACTCAGTAATGAACCATGCAAAAGGGAACAAGCTTAGCCTTGGTGGATATGGCGAAGCAGCTTATTCACGCAACTTCTATAGTGACAATGGTAATCGTTATACTACACCAGGGCTCTATAAAAAAGACCCCAGTCACGGAAGATTTGATATTCCACATGCAGTAATCTATTTGGGTTATGACTTCGGTAAAGGATGGTCACTGGGAACCGAGATAGAATTTGAACATGGGGGAACAGGTTCAGCAATTGAATACGAAGCCGATGAAGCCATAGAGTTTGAACACGAAACAGAGAAAGGTGGAGAGGTTGAACTTGAACAATTCTGGCTGCAAAAATCATTCGGAAAAGCTTTTAACATCAAGGCTGGACATATCGTTGTACCTTTTGGACTCGTAAATGCTCATCATGAGCCTCTAAACTTCTTCACCGTATATCGCCCAGAAGGTGAGAACACCATTCTCCCATGTACATGGCATCAAACAGGTGTATCTTTCTGGGGACGCTCTGGCGACTTACGTTATGAGGCACAGATGATTGCAGGATTAGATGCCTACCACTTCAGTCGTGCCAATTGGATAAAAGGAGGAACCTCAAACCCATTTGAATTTGAGGTTGCCAACAAGTATGGTTTCCTCGCACGTGTAGACAACTATACCATTCCAGGACTTCGTATTGGTATTAGTGGATATGCTGGTCAGGCCATGCATAATAACGTACCACACGACAGTGAGAAGGGAGAAAAGAAGAAGATTAAGGGTAATGTCTATTTGGGTAGCTTAGACTTCACCTATAACAAGTATAACTGGATAGCACGTGGAAATGTCGATTATGGCTATGTTAGCAATGCTAAACAGATTTCACAACTATCTTATCCAAATGTACAATACGTGAAGCCTTATGAGTCTGGTAATGGGAAATACTTTGGTAGCCATGCTATGGCTATGATGCTTGAGGTGGGATATGATATCTTCTCACAGATTCACAAGATGCGAGCAGACAATCAGAAACTTTATCTCTTCGGTCATTTTGAACATTATGATTCATACGTTCATGGCACAACCAAGAAGTGGACCAATAAAACTATTCTTGCAACGGGTATCAACTACTATCCTATTCCACAGATTGCTATCAAAGCAGAATATAACTACCGCAACCTGAAAAAGGGATATAATGACGAACCATCAATTAATATTGGTATCGCCTATGAAGGTTTCTTCCTCTAAAGGAGTTTAAACAAAGGATAACATAAGTATCACATAAAGTATATTTACAATGAAAAAGGTAACAAAACTTGCGATGTTCTTTCTTGCAGGAACATTGGCTATGGGATTCGTTTCATGTGGTAGCGATGACGAAGAATCTTATGATTACTCATCGCTTATTACAGATGTAGAGCAAGCAAATCTCGAGAAAGCTCAGAGTGAAAGTAGTGCTAATGCTAACAAAACAGAAATGGGTCGAGTGGTTGCCAACTACCTCGAAGCTGTTGTGAAGCCAACCTATTTGGACTTAGCAAAGAAGACGGATGACCTCTATAATGCATGTCAAAACCTCTACGCAAAGCGTAAGGCTGGTACACTGACCCAGAATGACATTGATGCAGCTTGTACAGCTTTCAAAGAAGCACGTAAGGATTGGGAGCAGAGTGAGGCTTTCTTATATGGTGCAGCTTCTGATAACGAAATTGACCCACATATTGATTCATGGCCACTCGACCACGATCAGCTCACAAAGGCACTGAACGACGCCAAGATAATTGCAGGTATCAATGGCGAGAACCCTACGAAATTTATCTATGACAATAATGGTAATTTCGATTCAGTATTGGGCTTCCACGGATTAGAGTTCATTCTCTTCCGTGATGGAAAGAACCGTACAGTGGCTTCTTTCAATGCAGAGAAAGAAACTGCAGCTGGTTTGACAAGCGTGACAACAGTCAACGAAGCAGCTTTTGCAGCAGCTGTTGCTGGTGACCTTCGTAACATGACCTATCTTCTTGAATATGGCTGGTTAGGAATAAGCATACCAGCTGCTCATTTGCAACAGCTTTCTAATGCAATGTGGGTTATCAATGGAACACGTCACAAGGGACTATCTTCAAAGATGATACCTTATCGTGATTATTCTAAGTTTACAACAACAGAAAAAGGTTGGTTCTCAACGTGGCACGAGACACTGAACAATATCTTTGTTGGTGGTTGTTCAAATATCTGTGAGGAGGTTGCTTCTCAGAAGCTCGGTCAGGCTTATCGTAAAGCAACAGGAACAGGAACTGATGAAGATGCTGCCAACTATATCGAGTCTCCTTATAGCAAGCGTTCTTTCCAGGATTATCAGGACAATATCTACTCTATCAAGAATAGCTTGTATGGAATGCGGGGCACAGAGAATGTTTCAACTCCTGCAGCCAACTCTATCATGACTTTCTTAAAGAACAATCGCTATCCTAAATATGATAACTTGAATAATGCTCTCAACGAGGCTATTCAGGCTTTGGAGACTGCAAAGAAGAGTGGCATTGCCTTCATTGACAACCCTGGTCATGCACAGGTAAAGAACTGTATAGAAAAGGTTGAAGCACTCAATCAAGCACTCAGTGAAGCTGCTGAATGGATTCATAAGCAATCAGATAAGTAATAAGCCAAACATACTTTGTCTTAACATATAGTAGACAATAAATAGTAGACAATAAAAGGAGGGTGAAACTGTATCGAAAGCATATTGATAATAGTATCTACAATGTGAATAGTTTTACAAGAAGATGATATAATATGAACTTCGATACAGATTCAGACCTCCTTTTAATCATAACTTAAAACATTATGAAGTACTTCAATTACAGTAAACTGTTATTTACTTCAGCTGCGTTTTGCATGTTTGCAGCCTGCTCTGACGATAATGTCAGTCCAGATATGCCACCGTCTAAAGAATCTGAAGCAAAATATGTTGGTCAAGCTGTAGGTAACTTCTCTGCAGAAGAATGGTATCCAGGTGGTAAGTTAGGAACAACAGAGAATACATCTTCTAATTGTTATGAAGATAATACGCCTGCCATCGACGAACAGGGATTGACAGATCTCTTTAATCAAGGCGACCTCATGGCAAGTGCCAAATACACCCTTAACACTGAGCCATATAAAGGATGGGGACCAGTCGCATCTCGTCGTTCTTGCGAGTATTGCCATTCTGGAGGCTACGCTCACGGACATAGTCGCGATAACATGGATCCAGTAAAGGGCAATGGCTACATTGTTTCGGTTTATACTCCAGATGCTCCAGGCAGCAACAATGGTACACCTATTGATCAGCTGACAACTTTCACAATGTTACAAGCTGTAGAGCCATTCCTTCCCCCTGTTGATCCAAAACAGATAAAGATTACATGGCATGATGTAACATCTATGGAAAGTGGACTTCCCATGCAGTTCCCTGACGGTGAGAAGTTCAGTCTTCGCTACCCTTCTGTTGCTATCCCACAATCAGCCTTTAATACAGATCCTAAGCCAAGCAACTATGAAGTAAGACTGATTGCTTCTTGTAATTTCCAGGGACTTGGTCTGATTGACGCTATCTCTAATGAAGATTTGAAGAAGCAGTATGAGGCAGAAGGAAAATATGTAGAGTTAAATCCAGAGTTCTGGGACAACACAACGAAGACGCTGAAGGACGATGCCTGGGCAAGCGATTACTTTGGTAACAAGTTTATCAAGCGTTTCAACTATGACTTATTGGATGGTTGTCTTGAGAATGATGTTGCTTTATGGGACGAGTTGAACGTATTGCGTTCAGATATCAAGCACATCTGTTCTACTGAGGCATGGGCAAAGGCTATGTCTGAAAACAACAATGTGATTGACTACATACAGCAACATGGTAGCAACCCATTATCTTATGTACATCCATACTATAACGATGGTACTCGTGAAGGTATCAAGAAAGCTGTAGGTTATCTGCTTTCTCCAAGCGATGATGTTGATTTGTATAACAACCCTTACTTCAACTTTAAGCCAGAGATGACCGATGATGCTTATCATGCATTCATGGTATGGCACAGAGGTATAGCCATTCCGAGAGCAAGAAACTTGAATGATATGGATGTTCAGAGAGGTAAGGAACTCTTTACAGGAAACTTGGGTTGTGCAAGCTGTCACCGTCCTTCATGGACTACAGGTGCAGATAACCATGGTTCATCAAAGATTATTGGCAATAAACAGCTGCCTAAGTATGCTAATCAAAAGATCTATCCATACTCTGACTTCATACAGCATAAGCTCGACATGAAGAATGATATACATGGTTCATGGTGCCGTACAACACCATTATGGGGTAGAGGACTTTCACTCATCAACTCTGGTGCAGAGGACCGATTGCATGATGCTCGCGCTCGCAATGAGATAGAAGCTATCATGTGGCACGCTTACAGCAAGAACAGTCAGGCTTACAAAGCTGCGATAAAGTTCTATAATCTGTCAAAAGCAGACAGAGATGCTGTGGTTAAGTTCATCCGTTCAATCTAATAGAACTTAGTTAACAAAAACAATTATAGAAGGAGATGAGCCTATACGAAAGACTCATCTTCTTTTATCATTTTACAAATGCGAACAAAAAAGATACTTGCAGTTATATACATCCTCCTTGTCATAGTGATGGCAATGGCGACTATCTTAGGAAAATACACAAGTTTGGAATACGTTTCAGACAATATCTTCGGAGCGTGGTGGTTTTGCCTACTATGGGCGGCAGGAACTGCTGTGGGAATCGTTTATTTCATCCGAAGGAAGATTCGGCGCCCAATCATTGTGACGTTACATCTCTCATTTGTCATCATACTACTGGGAGCGTTGCTTACTCACCTTACCGCTCATAGAGGTATGATTCATCTACGTCAAGGAAAGACCACTCAGACCTATATTACTAAGGAAGGAAACAAGGCTGAATTGCCGTTTGGCATTCTTCTTAACAAGTTCAATGTCACTTATCATGCAGGTAATATGGCTGCAATGGATTATGCCTCGCACATCACAATTATTCATAACAGAAAACAAGAACAGTACCAAGTCTCTATGAATAATATCTATTCAGGATATGGAACACGCCTCTATCAAAGCAGTTATGATGAGGATTTGAAAGGCAGTTATCTGTCAGTTAATTCTGACCCGTATGGTATTCCCATGACATATACGGGCTATAGTCTACTCTTCTTTGCACTTATCGCTATGCTCGTTGACTCTAAGGGAAAATTCCGTCGCTTATTACGCAAAGAGACCATGGTGCTATTGATGCTCATAGCAGGATATGTCTCAGTGCAAGCACAGCCCTCATTGCGACGTCAAACAGCCGACGAATTCGGAAAAATATTGATAGTGTATAATGGCAGAATCTGCCCTGTGGAAACCTACGCTATTGACTTCACCAAAAAGTTGTACGGTAAAAAGAATTATAAGGATTTTACACCTTGTCAAGTCTTAACGGGTTTTATGTTCTGGGGAGAAGAGTGGATGAAGGAACCAATCCTACGTTTGAAAGGAAGCGAACTACGAAGTAAACTGAATATGAATGAGTATATTGCACCTATCAACCTGTTTGGGAAACAGGGTTACATACTCGGTCCATATCTTCAAGATGCACAGGGGCAGGAAAATGATAATGTATCGAAACAGCTTCTTGATACAGACGACAAGATGATGCTTCTGATGAATCTGACACAGGCGAAATCACTAAAAATATTTCCTTATATGGAAAAAAATGAGTCTGTTGACTGGTTCTCACCAAACGACAAATTCCCTGCTTCTATGTCAAAAGCACAACAACAATACATCCGCTCTATTCTCCCTTTAGCAGCACAGCTGGCTAAACAAGGGAAAACGGATATGGTTAACGAACTCATTCAGAAGTTGAGGAAGTATCAATATAGATACGGTGGCAATACTATCCCATCAAACAATGCTATCCGTGCAGAAAATATTTACAACAAATATCCATTTACCACCTTACTATTCATCTTCAATCTGACGGCTGGATTGCTTTCCATCCTCTTTTTTACAAAGAAAAGGAGGTATAAGGTTTTCACATGGTTAATGGCACTATCGTGGATATTTCTAACCTTTACGATGGCTCTCAGATGGATGATTAACGGAACCATCCCTCTTGCCAACGGCTATGAGACCATGCTACTACTTTCTTGGATAATTATGCTTGTGGCAGTCCTCACAACACGAAAGATGCAGCTCATGACAACCTTTGGCTTGCTTATGAGTGGTTTTATGCTCCTTGTAAGTCATCTCGGAGAAATGGACCCAAGCATAACACCGCGTATGCCTGTATTGAACAGTCCACTACTTAGCATACATGTTAGTATCATCATGATATCATATGCCTTACTATCGCTAACATTTATTTGTGCCATTACTTATTTCTGTACCTATAATAGCAAGCGAGAAGGAATTAAATCTGTTAATAGACAACTGACATCGCTCTCCCAGATATTCCTTTATCCTGCTATCACAACATTAGGATTAGGAATCTTTATCGGTGCAATATGGGCAAACATCAGTTGGGGAAATTATTGGGGATGGGACCCTAAAGAAACATGGGCGTTGATTACTTTCATGATCTATGCTATTCCTATACATAGCGATAGTTTTTCTTCTTTGAGAAATCCCAAGCGCTATCATCTATTTATGTTATTGTCATTCCTCAGTATCCTTATGACTTATTTCGGCGTAAACTATATTCTTGGAGGTATGCATTCCTACGCCTAACCACTTATGGATGCTTACGAAGCAAAGATAGAACCTAATGTGTGGTTAAGGCAGGTATTAGCAAAACCCTTGCTGGACATGGAGGATGAGGAATTGATTAAACTGCTCCCCATAAACTATAAATAGCATAGAACCCTTATATGAAACCAGTCATATAAGGTTTTTTTGTAAAGTGGCAAGACGGTGAATTTTGGATGCTTACCATTCTCTTTATAAAAACCCGATTGAGGAATTAGAAAGAGTTTTTAATTCTGAACTTAGAGATATTGAGACTGCAAAGAAAATGATTAAATTATTAGTAGCTTACTCAAAAGAGGAGATACCGCTAACAAAAGAAAATGAAGATTTTATCGGATTATAATATATCACTGCAAAATGGAGTCATCTTTATTTATTAATCTAATAATCATCTATTTAGAGTTTAAGTACACTATAATTTAGAATTTAAAAGAAAGTCTATCTTTTACATTAAAACTTCGGGGGTATCTCGCATTCTACTCCCCTCTCCACTCGGAGAGGGACTGGGGGTGAGGCTATTTCCCCTCCAACTCCTTCTGCAAACGTATTATCTCATCACGATACTGCGCTGCCTGCAGGAAGTCGAGGTCTTTTGCAGCCTGCTTCATAAGGGTAGTTGTATTAGCAATACTCTTCTCCAACTGCGCCTTGCTCATCTTCGCAACAATTGGATCAGCAGCAAAGAGAATACCATTGTTTGGTTCAACATATGCCTGTCCGACATTCCTACCGATAGCAGCAGTCTGTGCAGTAAGAATCGATTCACCACCCACTGGCAGTGTTCCCTTGATAGCCTTGACAATCTGCTTCGGCGTAATATGATGCTCTTCATTATACTTCAACTGTTTCGTACGCCTACGCATCGTCTCGTTGATGGTCTTCTGCATACTCTCCGTGATGTTATCGGCATACATAATCACCTTCCCATTCACGTTACGCGCTGCACGTCCTGCCGTCTGTGTCAAACTTCTATGACTGCGGAGGAAACCTTCTTTGTCGGCATCGAGAATGGCAACCAAAGAAACCTCTGGCAAATCCAATCCTTCACGCAACAAGTTGACACCCACAAGGACATCATATACACCCGCACGGAGGTCGTTAATAATTTTAATACGGTCAAGGCTGGCTACATCACTATGAATATAAGCCGTACGAATATCGTGATTCAGCAAGTATTCGGTCAATTCCTCCGCCATTCGTTTGGTCAGTGTCGTCACTAACACACGCTCTTCCTTCTCTGCACGGATAACAATTTCGTTCATCAAATCGTCAATCTGATTCTCCGATGGACGTACATCAATCTCTGGATCGAGCAAACCAGTAGGACGGATAAGCTGCTCAACGACAACGCCTTCAGACTCTGCCAACTCAAAGTCAGCTGGGGTTGCCGACACATAGATAATCTGATGAATTAAA is from Prevotella melaninogenica and encodes:
- the menA gene encoding 1,4-dihydroxy-2-naphthoate octaprenyltransferase: MISENDNIKTNSLSAWILAARPKTLTGAMVPVMIGTAWAWKLSGGENFRVLPAILCFLFAFLMQIDSNFINDYFDCLKGNDDRATRLGPKRACSEGWITLPAMRIGLVVTSLLACLIGIPLIFFGGWQMIVIGFLCVLFAFLYTTYFSYLGLGDVLVLVFFGIVPVVFTTYVILPNHSQAICFDVIMSGVICGLVIDTLLVVNNYRDRDNDKRDGKMTLIVRIGEEKAEKLYLALGLMAFIQLSLLLSLEDRHNLLTFILLVIIFAPYNILHYKTAMQMRRIKKGKDLNLILAQTARNMLIYGIATTIAIIVS
- the ccsA gene encoding cytochrome c biogenesis protein CcsA, coding for MRTKKILAVIYILLVIVMAMATILGKYTSLEYVSDNIFGAWWFCLLWAAGTAVGIVYFIRRKIRRPIIVTLHLSFVIILLGALLTHLTAHRGMIHLRQGKTTQTYITKEGNKAELPFGILLNKFNVTYHAGNMAAMDYASHITIIHNRKQEQYQVSMNNIYSGYGTRLYQSSYDEDLKGSYLSVNSDPYGIPMTYTGYSLLFFALIAMLVDSKGKFRRLLRKETMVLLMLIAGYVSVQAQPSLRRQTADEFGKILIVYNGRICPVETYAIDFTKKLYGKKNYKDFTPCQVLTGFMFWGEEWMKEPILRLKGSELRSKLNMNEYIAPINLFGKQGYILGPYLQDAQGQENDNVSKQLLDTDDKMMLLMNLTQAKSLKIFPYMEKNESVDWFSPNDKFPASMSKAQQQYIRSILPLAAQLAKQGKTDMVNELIQKLRKYQYRYGGNTIPSNNAIRAENIYNKYPFTTLLFIFNLTAGLLSILFFTKKRRYKVFTWLMALSWIFLTFTMALRWMINGTIPLANGYETMLLLSWIIMLVAVLTTRKMQLMTTFGLLMSGFMLLVSHLGEMDPSITPRMPVLNSPLLSIHVSIIMISYALLSLTFICAITYFCTYNSKREGIKSVNRQLTSLSQIFLYPAITTLGLGIFIGAIWANISWGNYWGWDPKETWALITFMIYAIPIHSDSFSSLRNPKRYHLFMLLSFLSILMTYFGVNYILGGMHSYA
- a CDS encoding di-heme oxidoredictase family protein, coding for MKYFNYSKLLFTSAAFCMFAACSDDNVSPDMPPSKESEAKYVGQAVGNFSAEEWYPGGKLGTTENTSSNCYEDNTPAIDEQGLTDLFNQGDLMASAKYTLNTEPYKGWGPVASRRSCEYCHSGGYAHGHSRDNMDPVKGNGYIVSVYTPDAPGSNNGTPIDQLTTFTMLQAVEPFLPPVDPKQIKITWHDVTSMESGLPMQFPDGEKFSLRYPSVAIPQSAFNTDPKPSNYEVRLIASCNFQGLGLIDAISNEDLKKQYEAEGKYVELNPEFWDNTTKTLKDDAWASDYFGNKFIKRFNYDLLDGCLENDVALWDELNVLRSDIKHICSTEAWAKAMSENNNVIDYIQQHGSNPLSYVHPYYNDGTREGIKKAVGYLLSPSDDVDLYNNPYFNFKPEMTDDAYHAFMVWHRGIAIPRARNLNDMDVQRGKELFTGNLGCASCHRPSWTTGADNHGSSKIIGNKQLPKYANQKIYPYSDFIQHKLDMKNDIHGSWCRTTPLWGRGLSLINSGAEDRLHDARARNEIEAIMWHAYSKNSQAYKAAIKFYNLSKADRDAVVKFIRSI
- a CDS encoding imelysin family protein; the protein is MKKVTKLAMFFLAGTLAMGFVSCGSDDEESYDYSSLITDVEQANLEKAQSESSANANKTEMGRVVANYLEAVVKPTYLDLAKKTDDLYNACQNLYAKRKAGTLTQNDIDAACTAFKEARKDWEQSEAFLYGAASDNEIDPHIDSWPLDHDQLTKALNDAKIIAGINGENPTKFIYDNNGNFDSVLGFHGLEFILFRDGKNRTVASFNAEKETAAGLTSVTTVNEAAFAAAVAGDLRNMTYLLEYGWLGISIPAAHLQQLSNAMWVINGTRHKGLSSKMIPYRDYSKFTTTEKGWFSTWHETLNNIFVGGCSNICEEVASQKLGQAYRKATGTGTDEDAANYIESPYSKRSFQDYQDNIYSIKNSLYGMRGTENVSTPAANSIMTFLKNNRYPKYDNLNNALNEAIQALETAKKSGIAFIDNPGHAQVKNCIEKVEALNQALSEAAEWIHKQSDK
- a CDS encoding HD domain-containing protein, with protein sequence MQQPNLEIMNFVERQILPRYNDFGKSHGLGHVQRVIKSSLALAAVTGADVNMVYIIAAYHDLGMAGPRAIHHITSGKILIADVRLRKWFSAEQLKIMKEAVEDHRASSSRTPRSIYGKIVAEADRDLEPEVVFSRAILFGIENYPEKNDEQMWQRFRNHMKEKYGRSGYLKLWISGSPNAKNLETIRKTIDDEAELRKVFDRIYRQICEQDKNN
- a CDS encoding nucleoside deaminase, with product MTKEELMRRAIELSANSLRNGGGPFGAVIARKGEIIAEGSNGVTIYNDPTAHAEVSTIRKACQKLNTFDLTGCDIYTSCEPCPMCLGAIYWAHLDKIYYANDRKDAADIGFDDDFIYQEIEVKPQYRKKPSEILLRNEAIEVFKQWTAKTDKTEY